The DNA region CCGCCAGCTGCGCCTGTTCGCACTGGCGAAGGATGGTGCGGGCGTGGGTATACAGGATCTTCCCTGCTTCCGTTGGCGTGACGCCGCGTTTGGTGCGTATCAGCAACTGCTGATCCATCTCGCCTTCCAGAGTAGCCACCTGCTGGCTCAGCGCAGGCTGCGCGATATGCAGCACTTCTGCTGCTTGAGTCAGGCTGCCGATATCGACGATTTTTACGAAGTATTTCAGTCGTCTTAAGTTCATTTTGCCCCCTGTTCGAAATGCTGTGCCGTAACCGGCTGTCGTTGTTGAACAGGTTTTGCAATATGAGTGCCACTTTTACCAGGCGGTCTGGATTGGCCGCTAAGCGCCTGAAAATAAGGAAAGCTAATCATGGACGGGGGTTTTATTACCGAAACAGCAGTTTCCGATCTGCCCCATTAGGGGTACACCCGCACCAAAGCGGTGCATTTCGCTGGCAAAAACATCACTTTGCCGATTTTGTCAGCAAACGATCAAAAGGCGGCGATCCACCCTTTGACAAGGCGAACGGAGGTCGATAATATGCGCCCCGTTCACACGATTCCTCTGTAGTTCAGTCGGTAGAACGGCGGACTGTTAATCCGTATGTCACTGGTTCGAGTCCAGTCAGAGGAGCCAAATTTGAAAAGCCTGCTTTTAAAGCAGGCTTTTTGCTTTTCTGCTCAGGGTAAAATTGTCGGGTGGCGGCTTCGCCTTACCCGACCTACGGGACTATAGGCCCGGTAAGCGCAGCGCCACCGGGCGAAACGAACTCAATGGCTGAGCTTCACCGGCATCCCTGATCGCCGTTCCAGTTCGGCTCCCGCCCCTTCGTTTATCAGCTGCGTTCGCTGCGCGGCTGAAATGGGCAGCGGCACTTTCCGGGTCGATTCAAACTCCGCGCGGTTACGTGATAATGGCTCGTGAACCTCTACCCAGCGGCTGCCGTCCGGTTCGGTGGTGACTTTAACGGGCCGATCGATAAGCTGCACGCGGGTTCCGATGGGAACATTATCGAAAAGGTATTTGATGTCGTTATTCCGCAGGCGGATACAGCCCTGGCTCACGCGCAGCCCGATGCCGAAATTCGAGTTGGTGCCGTGAATGGCATACAGCCTGCCGATATATATCGCATACAGGCCCATCGGGTTATCCGGCCCGGCGGGCACGAAGGCCGGAAGCGTTTTCCCTTCAGCCGCATAGGCGCGCCGCGTATTCGGCGTCGGAGACCAGGTGGGCCCCTCCTGCTTACGCTCAACCGCCGTCACCCAGTTGCGCGGGGTTTCACGCCCGGCCTGACCGATGCCGATGGGCAATACTTCCACCGTATTGCTGCCTGACGGGTAATAGTAGAGGCGCATTTCCGCCACGTTCACGACAATCCCCTCGCGGACGGTGTCGGGCAAAATGAGCTGCTGGGGAATGACCAGCCGGGTGCCGGGCTGAGGCAGAAAAGGATCCACGCCCGGGTTGGCTTCCAGCATATTGCTTAGGCCCAGCCCGTGCTGCGCGGCGAAAGCCTCCAGAGGCAGCGTGTTGCCCTGCGGAACGGTGACGATAGTCGGGGTTCCCACCAGACGACTGCCTTCCGGCGGTAGGGTATAGGTTACGGCAAATGCACCGGGAACAGCGGCACACAGCGTAAGGACGAACGAGGTAAATCGAATCATAGTTTCCTGCGCTCAAAAAAAGAGAAAGCCCGATCTCCGTCAGGCTTTCTCTGCGTATGCTATCTCGCCTCGGTTTTGCGCCACCTGCGCGTCAGCACCTTTTCCGCCTCGACAATCAGGAACATCACAAAACCAATCAGGAACGTAATGACCCAGTAGCGGAACGGCAGCGCTTCGGTGCCAAACAGCATCTGCATGAACGGCGCGTAAATAATAAGAAGCTGTAGCGCCAGCAGTACGCCGCTCACGATCCAAATCCCTTTATTCTCCAGCAGGCCTTTGCTCAGCGAGAAGCCGTCATTCACGCGGCAGTTAAGCATGTAGAACCACTGCGCGGTCACCAGGGTTTGCAGCAGCACGGTGCGGATAAATTCCGCCGAGTAGCCGCGCGGCTGTAGCCAGGCTTCCAGCACGAAGGCGCTGATGGCAATCATCAGGCCGACAAACACCACGCGCCAGATGGCATAGCCGTCCATCACATGCAGATTCGCCTTGCGCGGTGGCCGGTTCATGATGTCCTTCTCACCCGCTTCAAACGCCAGGCCAAACGACAGCGTTGCCGAGGTGGCCATGTTCATCCACAGGATCAGGACCGGCGTCAGCGGGATAAGGTTCCCCGCCAGCAGCGCGATGATGATCAGCAGGGCCTGGGCAATGTTGCTGGGGATAACGAACAGGATGGTCTTTTTCAGGTTATCGTAAACCCGACGCCCCTCGTGCACCGCGCTGGCAATGGTGGCAAAGTTGTCATCCGTTAACACCATATCCGCGGCTTCCTTGGTGACTTCAGTCCCCTTAATCCCCATGGCGATCCCCACATCCGCCCGCTTGAGCGCCGGAGCGTCATTTACGCCATCCCCGGTCATCCCCACCACTTCCTGTTTACTTTGCAGGGCCTGCACGAGTCGGAATTTATCCTCCGGGCTGGTTCGGGCGAAAATATCGTACTGCTGCGCGGCGTCGCTCAGCTGACGATCGTCCATCGCCTCCAGCTCACGTCCGGTGATAGCGCTTGCGGCGTTGCCAATCCCCAGCATTTGCCCAATGCTCATCGCCGTTTGCGGGTGGTCGCCGGTGATCATCTTCACGCGGATCCCGGCCTGCAGACAGTCGGCAATCGCGGTAATGGCCTCCGGACGCGGGGGATCCATCATCCCGGCGATACCGAGCAGAATAACGCCATCCTGCAGGTCAGGGTGATCCAGCTCACGCTGTCCCTCGCGGGCGGGTTTCCAGGCCGCAGCCACCATGCGCAGCCCTTCGCGGGCATACTCTTCAATCTTCCCTTCCCAGTATGGCTGATCGAACGGCTGCAGCCCGTCATTCGTCTGCTGGAACTGGCAGAGGCGGAACAGGACGTCCGGCGCGCCGGTGAGTAAAATCACCTCTTCTTCGCCCAGACGGTACAGCGTGGACATGTATTTATACTGCGAATCAAACGGGATTTTACTGCGCATTTCGGTATCCCGCGCGGGAAGCGGGATCTTCGCCGCCAGCACCTTCAGCGCGCCCTCGGTCGGGCCGCCGGTTATTTTCCACAGCCCCTGCTCGTCTTTGATCAGCTGGCTGTCGTTACAGAGGTCGATGGTGCGCAGGTAGCGTTCCAGCAGGGAACCCTGCGTCACGCTGACGGGCGTCGGATCGTCTACGGGGTGAATATTGCCGACCGGCTCGTAGCTTTCTCCCTCCACGCGATAGGTCGTATCGGCGGTAATCACCGCCTTGACCGTCATTTCGTTCATGGTCAGGGTGCCGGTTTTATCCGAGCAGATGACCGTCATTGCGCCCAGGGTCTCTACCGTCGGCAACTTGCGAATGATGGCCTTACGGCGCGCCATGGCCTGTAC from Enterobacter chengduensis includes:
- the ldtA gene encoding L,D-transpeptidase, which produces MIRFTSFVLTLCAAVPGAFAVTYTLPPEGSRLVGTPTIVTVPQGNTLPLEAFAAQHGLGLSNMLEANPGVDPFLPQPGTRLVIPQQLILPDTVREGIVVNVAEMRLYYYPSGSNTVEVLPIGIGQAGRETPRNWVTAVERKQEGPTWSPTPNTRRAYAAEGKTLPAFVPAGPDNPMGLYAIYIGRLYAIHGTNSNFGIGLRVSQGCIRLRNNDIKYLFDNVPIGTRVQLIDRPVKVTTEPDGSRWVEVHEPLSRNRAEFESTRKVPLPISAAQRTQLINEGAGAELERRSGMPVKLSH
- a CDS encoding cation-transporting P-type ATPase, with the translated sequence MKTGKPERPYYQQTVDETLSNIHSTLEGLSGAEASARLQQHGENALPQKEGKPAWLRFLAHFNDVLIYVLLVAALLKLFMGHWVDMLVILGVAIVNALIGHIQESNAEKSLQSIRNMLSSEAVVVRQGNHETIPTTALVPGDIVVIRAGDRIPADLRVIEAHNLRVEEAILTGESTVVEKNSDALSGELPLGDRYNLLYSGTTVSSGGGKGVVVATGGETELGHINQMMSDIEKHRTPLMVQMDKLGKTIFITILVMMVALFVFSLLFRDMPVSELVLSLISLAVAAVPEGLPAIISIILSLGVQAMARRKAIIRKLPTVETLGAMTVICSDKTGTLTMNEMTVKAVITADTTYRVEGESYEPVGNIHPVDDPTPVSVTQGSLLERYLRTIDLCNDSQLIKDEQGLWKITGGPTEGALKVLAAKIPLPARDTEMRSKIPFDSQYKYMSTLYRLGEEEVILLTGAPDVLFRLCQFQQTNDGLQPFDQPYWEGKIEEYAREGLRMVAAAWKPAREGQRELDHPDLQDGVILLGIAGMMDPPRPEAITAIADCLQAGIRVKMITGDHPQTAMSIGQMLGIGNAASAITGRELEAMDDRQLSDAAQQYDIFARTSPEDKFRLVQALQSKQEVVGMTGDGVNDAPALKRADVGIAMGIKGTEVTKEAADMVLTDDNFATIASAVHEGRRVYDNLKKTILFVIPSNIAQALLIIIALLAGNLIPLTPVLILWMNMATSATLSFGLAFEAGEKDIMNRPPRKANLHVMDGYAIWRVVFVGLMIAISAFVLEAWLQPRGYSAEFIRTVLLQTLVTAQWFYMLNCRVNDGFSLSKGLLENKGIWIVSGVLLALQLLIIYAPFMQMLFGTEALPFRYWVITFLIGFVMFLIVEAEKVLTRRWRKTEAR